Below is a window of Mycolicibacterium rhodesiae NBB3 DNA.
GACGGCGCACCTTCGCGCTGTTGGCCGTCCAGGAAGCGCTGAGCAAGCTGCGGGTCGTCGACGACGTTGCGACGATCGTCGACCGGGCGCCGCGCGAACTCGTCGAGTCGTGCGGCTTCGATCGTGCCGTGCTTTTCCGCGTTCACGAAGGCCGGATGGTCATGGAGGCAGCGTATTTCGGCGACGACCGAGAGGGCGCGGAGAAGATGGTCGCCTTCGCGCAATCGGTGGCGCCGCCCCTGAACCACATGTTGCTCGAGACCCAGATGATCCGCCGTCGCGCGCCGGCGATCGTGCGCGACGCACGCAACGATCCGCGCGTCAACCGCCCGATCATCGATTTCTCCCTGACGCACGCCTATGTGGCGGCACCGGTGATGCCGACGGGAAAGGTGATCGGATTCCTGCACGCCGACCGGCTCTACTCGGGCCGCATCGTCGACGAGATCGATCGCGATACCGTGTGGGCGTTCGCGGAGGGCTTCGGATACGCCTACGAACGCACGGTCCTGCTCGAGCGCATGCGCCGCCAGCGCGCAGAAGTGCGCCGCGCCTTGGCCTCCGCCGACGAGGCCGCTCGCGCGCTGCAGGACGCCGACCTGGACCTCGCCAAGATCGAACCGGTCGAACGCAGTCCCGCTGCGCAATCGCTGGCCGAGGTGCAGACGCGGGTCATGGCGATTCTGACCCGTCGCGAGATCGAGGTCCTTCGCCTGATGGCCGCCGGGCGCACCAACCAACAGATCGCCGACGAACTCGTGATCTCGGCGGGCACGGTGAAATCTCACGTCAAGCGGGTGCTGCGAAAGCTCCACGCGACCAATCGCGCGGAAGCGGCCTCGGCGTACGTGCGGCTGGCCAGCGTACCGAGCGCGGGCTAGCGATTCGATACTGGTGTCCGATGTCTTGAAGGAATGTCCTGTCGGCAGCCGTATGGTCGAGATTGAAGCCATGGCTGTGATCGACCAACGACCCTCTGGTCAATCTCGACGGTAGGAAGCGCAGTCGACAATGCCTCCTGCCGCGGCTCTCCCACACTTCACGGTCGGCTAGCGCGGGGACATTCCGGCCGCGCGGTATGCGGCATCGACGTAAGCCATGTTCTCCACCGCATCGACGGTGCTCAGTGGCAGCGGCGCACCGTGCAGGACGTGGGCGGCGAACGCCTCGAGCTGGTAGGTGTATGACCGGCGCGTGCCCAGATGCTCGACGGTGGAACCGGCCGGCGTGCGGATGGTGACGCGATCGTCCTCGTGCGGCTTGATGAAGTTGTGTACATGGACATCGCCCTTGGTGCCGACGACGTGAATCGAGAATGCCCAATCGTGGGCCACCATCGAGTTGGCGCTCAAGCCCGTTGCGCCGCTGGGGAAGGCGAGCTCGACGTCGCACCATGCGTCGATGCCGGGGCTGTGTTCCTTCGCGTGCGCTCGCACGACGGACGGGTGGCCCAACTGCCGCATGACATGCAGGCCGTAGCAGCCGAGATCCATCAGCGCGCCGCCTGCCAGTTCGACCGACCACCTCGGATCGTCGTCCGCTGGCGCAGGCATCGCCATCCGCACCTCCACGTGGGTGATGCCGCCGAGCGTGCCGTCGCCGGCCAGCTGCAGCGCCCGCCGGGTCACGGGATGGAACAGATAGTGAAAACCCTCCACGACAGGGATTCCCGCAGCGTCGGCGGCCTCAGCGACCCGCACGGCCTCAGCCCGGTTGCGGGCGAACGGCTTCTCGGTGAGCACGGGTTTGCCCGCCGCCACCGCCGCGAGATTCCACGGTGCGTGCAAAGCGTTGGCCAGCGGGTTGTAGATGACGTCGACCTCGGGATCACCGATCACGTCGGCGTAGGACGCGCAGACGCGTTCCACGCCGTGCCGCTTCGCGAACACCTGGGCGCGTTGCGGATCGCGCGCCGCTACGGCCACCAGACGGTGGCCCAGTTCCTGCGCGGGCGCCACGATCGCCGACTCGGCGATCCGGGATGCCCCGAGGACCCCGATACGCAGACTCATACGGACACGGACGGCCGCACGCCGGCACAAACCTTCTGCATGAACGTCACGCTGGTCCGCACGTCGCGTACCGGTCCCTCATCGGCGGGCTCACCGCTGAGGATGGTGTCCTGCTCCATGACGAACCAGCCGTCGAACCCGTTGGCGCGCAACGCGGTCACGATGCCGGCGATGTCGACATCGCCCGCACCCAACGGGGTGTACATCCCCCGTCGTACCGCGTCGGTGTAGGTGAGTTCTCCGGACTGCACGCGTGCGGCGAGCGCCGCGTCCACATCCTTCAGATGTGCGTGGGCGATTCGGTCGGGCACCTGCCGGGCCAGCGCAAGCGGATCGGTACCGCCGATGAGCAGATGGCCGGTGTCCAGACACAGCTTGATACTCGCCCCCGCCAGCACCCGGTCCACGTCGCTGCGCGTCTCGACCATGGTTCCGACGTGGGGGTGCAGCACCGCGAGCACGCCACACTCGGCGGCCGCGCCGGCGAGCCGGTCGAGATTGGTTATCAGCGTGCGCCATTGGCTCTCGTCGAGGGTCGGTCGCGAATCGTATCCGTCGGTGCCCGTCGCGGCCGCCAGCACGAGCACGTCCGCCCCGCAGGCGATCAGCGCGTCGAGCGGACCCCTGATGTCGGACAGCGGGTCATGGTCGGCATCGTGAAGTATCACCGGCGCGAACATTCCGACGCAGCGCAGACCGTTCGACACAAGCATCGCGGTCAGCGCGTCCGGGTCCGTCGGCAGAAAGCCCTCCGGACCCATCTCGGTGGCCGACAACCCGACGTCGCGCATCTCTGCCAGCACGCGGTCGGGGCCGAGTTGATGACCCCAGCCGGGGACCTCGCACACTCCCCAGGAGATCGGCGCGCCTGCGAGTTTCAGGGTCTTCACCGTGATCTCACTTCCTTGATGCTCACCGGCACGCGGCGCTGCAGCGACTCGGTCGCCGCTTCGGCCAGCCAGGCGACTTCGACTGCGTCAGCCACGGTGCAACCCGGTAGGGCGTCGCCCTTGACCACATCGACGAACGCGCTGAGCTCCGCGCGAAACGCCTCGGTGAACCGGTCCATGAAGAAGTGGTGCGCAGGTCCTTCGGGAAAGCTGTTGGCGGGGTCGATATTTCGTACAGGCACCCCCTGATCCCAGCCGGCGACGACCGTGTCTTCGAAGCCGTGCACCTCGAGGCGGCAGTCGTATCCGTGCGCGTTGTACCGCGCCGCGGACACCACGCCGAGCGTGCCCGACTCGAAGGTCACCACGACGGCGGCGGTGTCCACGTCGCCGAACTCGGCGAACTTCGGGTCGCCCTGGACGCTGCCGGTCGCATACACCTCGACGGCCTGCTGCCCGGTGATCCAGCGGATCACGTCGAAATCGTGCACCGCACAGTCACGGAAGATGCCGCCGGAACCGGCGATATATTCCATCGGCGGGGGCGCCGGGTCCATCGTCGTGCTGCGCACGGTGTGCAGGGCGCCCAGCGAGCCGTCGTCGACCGCGCGCTTGGCTGCGGCGAAGGCGGCGTCGAACCGCCGCTGGTAGCCGACCTGAACCGGTACGCCCGAGCGCGCGATCACCTCGGCCACCCGGGCACTCTCCGCCGCCGTCGAGGCGATCGGCTTTTCGCAGAACGTCGGCAGACCACGCTCGACGGCGGCCAGCGTCAGCTCCGCATGGGCAGGCGTCGCGGCCGAGACGACGACCCCGTCCACGCCGGACGCCAACAGGGCTTCGACCGAATCAACCGGCGTCGCACCATGTTTCGCCGCTACCGCCGCCACCACCTCGGGTCGCTCGTCGGTGACGACCAACCCGTCGATGCTGTCGAGACCCGACAGGGTGTCGGTGTGGAAGGCGCCGATCCGGCCCAATCCGATGACGCCGAGAGTGGTCATGGCATTCTCCGTTCTTCCTGTGCGGCCAGAACGACATCGAGTTCGTCCGCGCTGAGGTCATCGGCCAACGCCGCCAGTACCGCGTCGACCTGGCTGGGTGGGGCCAGGGTGCCGATGGGTTGATCGCTGTCGAGATTGGTGGGGAACGCGTAACCCTCCGCGGTGGCGACCACCGCGTTGTACAGATCGCGGTGTGGGCGTCCAGCTGCCTTCATCGCCAGCAGCGCGGGGTAGATCGCGCGGACCATCGCCGTGCGGTCCAGCGCCTCCATCGCCCGGCCGAACGGCGAGGACACCTGCAGCAGGTTGGCGATCCGGCGGATGTCAGCCGAGACATTGGTCCCCGCACCGTGATACAGCGCCGGGTTGAAGAACACCGCATCGCCCTTGTGCAGCGGCAGCTGCACGTGATGCTCGGCGAAGAACTCCACGAACTCGGGTCGATTGAATGCGATGTAGCCGCCCGCGAACCGCTGCGAATGCGGTAACAGCATCGTTGGGCCGCTGTCGACCGGCATGTCGCAGTGTGCGACGGCGCCCTGCAGCGTCAGCACCGGTGAGGCGCGATGCAGATGGGCCGGATACTGGGCGAGGTGCGCGCCGGGGACGAAGCCCAGGTGATAGTCACGATGCGGAACCTGCTGTGTGCCACCGGGGTTGACGACATTGACCTGGGAGGTGACCTGATAGCGCGGCCCCAGCCAGGCTTGGCAGACGATCGCCAGGGTGTCATTGGCGTAGTACTCGGCGAACACATCGGGTGAGTGCAGCGCGAGTTTCTGCGCGGCGTTCCAGATCCGGTCATTGGCGCCGGGCTTACCGAAGTGATCACCTGCCGTGGTGCCCGCTTCGCGCTGGGCAGCGATGATCGAGAAAAAGCTCTCGTTGGCGCGGTCGACGATCTCGGGGGAGAAGGCGTCGCTGAACACGACAACGCCTGGGCCGTCGGACAGCGCCCTGATCAACTCGGACTGCAATTCGTGCCGGTCGGCGGCGGTTATCGCGGCAGCGGAGTACACCAGCGCGTTGTTTCGCACGTCGTCGGCGTACGGGTAGTCGGCCCGATCGGTTTGGCACAGCACCTGCGCGCGGAAGTCGTCGAGCCGGCATGCGGATTCATCGATCCACGGTGTGTATGTCGTGCGCACCGGTGCAGCCATGCCCGCTAGTCTTGCTGTGATTGTCGCCGCA
It encodes the following:
- a CDS encoding Gfo/Idh/MocA family protein; protein product: MTTLGVIGLGRIGAFHTDTLSGLDSIDGLVVTDERPEVVAAVAAKHGATPVDSVEALLASGVDGVVVSAATPAHAELTLAAVERGLPTFCEKPIASTAAESARVAEVIARSGVPVQVGYQRRFDAAFAAAKRAVDDGSLGALHTVRSTTMDPAPPPMEYIAGSGGIFRDCAVHDFDVIRWITGQQAVEVYATGSVQGDPKFAEFGDVDTAAVVVTFESGTLGVVSAARYNAHGYDCRLEVHGFEDTVVAGWDQGVPVRNIDPANSFPEGPAHHFFMDRFTEAFRAELSAFVDVVKGDALPGCTVADAVEVAWLAEAATESLQRRVPVSIKEVRSR
- a CDS encoding LuxR C-terminal-related transcriptional regulator, which gives rise to MSVVSEKPDTPALGTLSDGEHPGWASRPVKDTDAARRYREAFQGCDMDPTEDPLAVVAEAVDTKATLVRNVLERLGDEDALNALDAVLDLTSLERELIEDGARRRTFALLAVQEALSKLRVVDDVATIVDRAPRELVESCGFDRAVLFRVHEGRMVMEAAYFGDDREGAEKMVAFAQSVAPPLNHMLLETQMIRRRAPAIVRDARNDPRVNRPIIDFSLTHAYVAAPVMPTGKVIGFLHADRLYSGRIVDEIDRDTVWAFAEGFGYAYERTVLLERMRRQRAEVRRALASADEAARALQDADLDLAKIEPVERSPAAQSLAEVQTRVMAILTRREIEVLRLMAAGRTNQQIADELVISAGTVKSHVKRVLRKLHATNRAEAASAYVRLASVPSAG
- a CDS encoding Gfo/Idh/MocA family protein; translation: MSLRIGVLGASRIAESAIVAPAQELGHRLVAVAARDPQRAQVFAKRHGVERVCASYADVIGDPEVDVIYNPLANALHAPWNLAAVAAGKPVLTEKPFARNRAEAVRVAEAADAAGIPVVEGFHYLFHPVTRRALQLAGDGTLGGITHVEVRMAMPAPADDDPRWSVELAGGALMDLGCYGLHVMRQLGHPSVVRAHAKEHSPGIDAWCDVELAFPSGATGLSANSMVAHDWAFSIHVVGTKGDVHVHNFIKPHEDDRVTIRTPAGSTVEHLGTRRSYTYQLEAFAAHVLHGAPLPLSTVDAVENMAYVDAAYRAAGMSPR
- a CDS encoding phytanoyl-CoA dioxygenase family protein; protein product: MAAPVRTTYTPWIDESACRLDDFRAQVLCQTDRADYPYADDVRNNALVYSAAAITAADRHELQSELIRALSDGPGVVVFSDAFSPEIVDRANESFFSIIAAQREAGTTAGDHFGKPGANDRIWNAAQKLALHSPDVFAEYYANDTLAIVCQAWLGPRYQVTSQVNVVNPGGTQQVPHRDYHLGFVPGAHLAQYPAHLHRASPVLTLQGAVAHCDMPVDSGPTMLLPHSQRFAGGYIAFNRPEFVEFFAEHHVQLPLHKGDAVFFNPALYHGAGTNVSADIRRIANLLQVSSPFGRAMEALDRTAMVRAIYPALLAMKAAGRPHRDLYNAVVATAEGYAFPTNLDSDQPIGTLAPPSQVDAVLAALADDLSADELDVVLAAQEERRMP
- a CDS encoding sugar phosphate isomerase/epimerase family protein, which codes for MKTLKLAGAPISWGVCEVPGWGHQLGPDRVLAEMRDVGLSATEMGPEGFLPTDPDALTAMLVSNGLRCVGMFAPVILHDADHDPLSDIRGPLDALIACGADVLVLAAATGTDGYDSRPTLDESQWRTLITNLDRLAGAAAECGVLAVLHPHVGTMVETRSDVDRVLAGASIKLCLDTGHLLIGGTDPLALARQVPDRIAHAHLKDVDAALAARVQSGELTYTDAVRRGMYTPLGAGDVDIAGIVTALRANGFDGWFVMEQDTILSGEPADEGPVRDVRTSVTFMQKVCAGVRPSVSV